Sequence from the Panicum virgatum strain AP13 chromosome 5N, P.virgatum_v5, whole genome shotgun sequence genome:
gcccgcgccgccacggcctgtcctcctcctcccgcgccacGTACGTTCCGGATCGCACCCCTGCcgcctttcctttcctttcttctctcCTATCTCCTATGTTGTCTTCCCCGTGTGGTCACTGCTCGTCGCCGCGTACGTGTTCCCGTTCCGGGGCGCGACGTGGTCGTGGGCCTGCCTGCGAGGACGACCGCCCTCCCTCATCGCTCGCTCATCAGGAAAGACCCGGGAGCAGCCCAAGCTGCAAGCACAAGCAGCCAGGAGCCAGGACCACCGCTGCCGCTGCGCCTCGCGCCCGCGCGCATTCAATCGCCCCCGCGCGCCTGCTCCTGCCGGAGTCACAGGATTCACGGGCGCGCGACGTGTGCGTGCGTACGGTGGCTGCTACGGCACGAACCGACCGACGCTGCGTCCGTCCCGCGGAGGACTCGAACGGACATGTTGGTCCGTTGGACGGCCGGACACGAGGACGGGAAACGGGGAGTACGCACACCCGGCTCCGTCGCGCGAGCGCCCCCGCCAGCGCGCGCGGTCGGTCGGTGGTGGTTCTCCGCGGTGGTCGGGCCCGTCGGATCGGGCGGGCGATCGCGCCACTCATagcgcggcgcgccgcggcgggacccccgccggcggccacccGAGGCGCCAGAATTTGCGCGCAACCACATCATGGCCTCCCCCATTCCGAGCGCGGCGCGGCTGGaccacgccacgccgcccccaTGGCCAGTGGCAGCGCATGCTCGTTGCCAAAACGAGGGCGGCGTACGCACCGGCACTATCCGGGCGagcagtaccagtacaagtacAGCAGCGGCACACTACAAATCTGACGGCACAGCAAAAACACTTTACCACATTCATCTCTCCATACACTAGCGAGTACTAGACAGACTCGTACCCGCACCTCAAAACtctctactactactactacgtACTCATCGGCGGCGGCATGCTACACTTTCTCCCTCATCGACACGACAAAAACACGGCACGGCAAAAGGCGTACAAAGTACTAGGAGACCACACGGTAGACGAAGAACGAGCGGAGCCCCCGTCCGTCGTCCGTTTCAGAAAATCGCGGGAAGCGGGTGGAGCGGAAAGAGGTCGCGCAGGTCCTCGAAGTAGTCGTTCTCCAgcgccgtcggcgacggcgcggcccaGCCGGGCGCCTCGCCGTACGAGGCCGGgtaggcggaggcggaggcgttcCACGACGCCTCCGGCGACGACGGCTCCGCGTAGAGGAACCCCGCGTCGGGCCGGATGTCCCAGAAGCCGCTGGTGGCGTAGACCGGCGCGTCCTCGAAGGGCACGAACTCGCCGAGCGCCTCCTCCCCCAGGACGGccaggccgccgcgctcgccggcggccggctcgCACGGCGCGGCGTCGGAGTCGTCCTTGGAGTAGTCCTCCGCGAGGGAGGACAGGGACGGGACCTTGCGGAGCACGGACGTCGGGGACGACGCCGCGGGCGAGGACTCGGCGCCGGACTCGTACCCGGGGGTCgccgggtccgggtccgcgtCCTGGTCCTGGCCGGCCCCGGAGCCGGACTGGGCGGCGCCGAAGTTGGTGGTGGCGTTGGGCCCGCGGAGCTGGATGGCGGCGGTGTCGTAGACGCGCGCGGCCTCCTCGGCGGTGTCGAAGGTGCCGAGCCACAcgcgcacgccgcgccacgGGTCGCGGATCTCCGCCGCGAACTTGCCCCACGGCCGCCTCCGGACGCCGCGGAACTTGGTGGTCGTCGCGCCCGGGCCGCCCTTGGCcagccgcctccgcgcgccgccgctgcacgcgCCAGGACCGCCGCCGAGCCTCCTCCCGCGGTCGCCGTCCCCGGGGGCGCACTGCTCCGGCGCGGGGGCAGCGGGAGCCACCGCCATGGGCGGTAGCTCCCGGACCATCCTGCCAACCCTCCGGGCGCCGCACccttcctcctcgccggaggAGTCCGTCAGGTCGGGGTCGTCCCAGAAGATCCGCACCGTGCGCGACCGCGACATGGCACGCAGGCAGCACGGGAAGCTCGCCGCGGCCGGTCGTTAAACCCCTGTGGCTTTAGATGGACGGCAACAAGGGTGAAACCAGAAACCCAACCCGAGCGCAGCCCCTGCTGCCCTGACCCCAGCAGGAAAGGAAGCCACAGAGCGATCggagcggccggccgggcggatTCCCTCCTGCGCCGCGGATCGGCAGGGGGACGGTAGGTGGGCGGGCGCggggggaggaaggagaagggggaggaggagagtggCCGCAGTAAAGACGTGCTCTTTAAAAAGAGGAGCAGAAATGGAGCAGGAGCCGCAGCAGGCAGGCAGCTACGAGTAGCTGAAAGCCGCGCCCCGTCCTCGAATTCGTACCGGCGCAGAGGCAGCAGCCGCGGCCCACGCCAGGGTACTATCGCTAACGGTTTTCGAGCTCCGTGAAAAAGAACGAGCGGTGACTGACTAGTGACTCCTCGTCGGGAGGAGACAGGGAGAGGAGCTTCTTCCCTTGCCTCTCGGAATGCTACTGGTAGTAGTACTTGAGCTGGAAGGAACAGAAGAAACTGGCGAGTGGAATGGGGATACGGAAACGAAATAGAGAGCGCGGAGAACAAGGTCGGGGAGGAAGGGAGGTGgcagcagcggcgtgggcgTGAGGAGGCAGAGGAGACCTTGAGGGCAGAGAGGAAgcgaagcggcggcggtggcggtggcggcgacgtgAGGTGGAGTGGGGCGCTTGACGGGATgggagtttctgggggtttgggGAGGTTTTGGGGGGAGTGGAGAAGGTGAGGGGGTTGGTTACCGCGGTCCACCCGCCGCTCTTATAGGATCCCCCGACCCGACACCCTCGGTTGGAACCCACGCCCCGATTCCGCGCGGTGGTTTTTTGTTTGGGTAGAAACCGGGGCTCTGGCCACAACCGTAATTAAAGCCTGCCGGTTAACCCCTTCCGCCAGCCGCATTTACTCCCACTGCCTGGGTTTACGGGGTGGGTTCCATTTCAAATCCCGCGCCGCCCAGATTAATCGCCCCGACGCGTCCTGctacgtgctgctgctgctaccgcCAAGCCCCCCGGTTCGGCATGCCCGCTCGCTCATCGGCCATTCGCTCTCGCTCGCTGCTACCGTTGAGCACCAGCACGTACTAGTACAGTACTCCACGAGCCTGCGCTGCCTGCGCTGCAGCTCTGCGCCGTGCAGGCTGCAGCCATGTTTGGCTCGGCTGGCGCGCAGGCAGGCCTGCAGCGCAAGTGGGTGGAAGCTGGCCACGGACGCTGCGAGCGGGAACGGCCGCATGGGGGCACTGCACGATCGGCTGCGGTTTGACTCGGCGCTGATGGCGGCTCGCTCGGCCGTGGCCCGTGGACGGTAattcgcgcgcgcgcgcgcgagggcGGGCGGTGGATCGTGAAGCCGTCCCCGCTCCCCCGACTGTCTACGCCCGTGCGCTCGGTCCATGcggccatgccatgccatgccactGCCTGGCGCGCGACCGTCTAAAGGCTAGAGCCCGAGCAGCGGACAGGGAGGGAGCGCGCtccccgtcccgtcccgtcgcGATATTTTGGGGCCGCTGTACGGAGACACGCGCGGCCGCGTGGTCCTGCGCTCCTCTCCACACCCGCTGAGCGCTGGGGCCAGGCGCGAGGCGGCCCCAGCCAGTCGCGGCGCGACGCGTGACGGGAGGGGCCCCCTGCTGCGGGGGTGGTGGGGACGTCGGGCGTGGCCATCGGGGCGCGGGAGAGGGGAGGTGGGGCGGCACGTGATGGCGGTCGGTCGTGGCCGAGGACGCGGACGGACGGGGAGGGAAGGAAATGGCCGGTCAAATCGTCGGGCGGAGCACCGGCGTCAGAGCAGAGGGGGGCCTCTGACCCGGATCTattaattaattagttaaacTAAACTAACACGCCCCATCACCCTCTGCGTGTTTGGCGCTAATCAGCCAGGACCCGACGGCGAGACGGCCGCCGCTGCTCTTGCTCGCTCCTGGGCTGTGTATTTTCTCACGCAGGACAGGACATCCAGCCATTCAGGTGGAGGCCGCGTCTTCCTCCTGCCCAAAGCTCAAAGCTGGTAGAAGCTCGTATTGAGCTCATGTGCGAAGTGCACCTGTCCAAACGCGATCGACTGAGCTCAATGCATAGCTCTCCACCAAAATACACTTGTACAGCTACACTCCATCGACCGAGATAAATAGGTAATGGGTTTAATGTACTGAATCATTTCTGGTTAACGTGCACCAGGCATCTTCTAACTTATGATATCGGCCTTCGCGAGGAGCTTAATTAGGCCCCCAGCATTCGTTTCAAGTGCTTCAGAAATCGGTATTCAACAAAAAAATAGAGACAAAAATGGGGGTCTCAACTAAATGCATACACTGCTCGAACAGCAAGTTCTGCGAGATCAAGTTTCCTTTTGTGTTTCAACCGGTCCACATGACCGAGAAGAGGAGACAAAATAGCACAACATGACGTACTTGCGCCAAGTTTCATATATTTATACATCTGTCACGCTCGGGGAAGCGGTGTCAGTCGCATCTATATGTGAGAAACTTAATGTACTTTCAGGAATTTTTGTTGAACTCTATTGTAGAAGTACAAGTTTGTCACATCACCACTTCATCACATAACTTTGCCGAGGAGGTACACAACACGTACTACTTGCTCGCACTGACTTCTTTAACGCTCGCACAATGAGCTCCATTTCATAAGCAAGTGGAGAAGCGAAATGAGGAAAGGCAGTAGTGGTACTTGTATATATATGGCTGGTTGAGAGAACTATATATCCATGCGGCAGCACAATTAAACGTAATCATTATTAGTTCTTAGATTTATAGTTTTGTTTTTCGAAAGGCTAGATTTTATAAATTTGCTTCCTGCCATATGTTCAGTCACTCTAGCTAACGTCCTACACCCCTATTTGTATGTTAAACAGATTATAAGAGTATGGATATTGGCCATAGATTAGAAGAACATTTTTTTCAGTGGTATAGATTGTAAGAATCTGTATTACATGAATAGCTTGTGTGTTTGGATCTCTGGAATATATGATGCATGGTTGGAGGGTTGATCGTATTTATGATTTTTAAAATGTAGGCTTGAGGGCGAGACAGAGTAATTTGGTTGGAATTTTATAATCCAGCCAATCATAAGTGGCGTTAATTTGGATCTCATGGTGATTTTTTAACCGATTTTCCATAATCACAGCGAGACGCAAACATGGCATGCCCTGCTAACTCTGGTCAATGGGTTCCATATttttgtactccctccgttcttaaatatatgacaccaTTGACTTTTTTTCTTCGTTTGACTATTCGTattttctacaaatatttatgcaaatagcCAAATCTTCAAGTTAGATTCAAGAGACTCTTGATAATAGACATAAAGGTACTCATTTCACTTCATTTAACTAactgattaattaaataatgttggtcaaagttgaagaaaaaagtcaacggtgtcatataaaaaagaatggagggagtacttcgTATGAGACAGCATGAGGTATCCGAAGTGTCTCGGTCGCCTTTTATGGTTTGTTTTGCACGTATCCAAAAGAATGTGGGCGATTCACATGTAGTGTCTAAGCGTTCGAAATCAAACTCATAGCCAAGGTCAAAAGCACCAAGCAACGGCCGGCCGGCAAGCAGAGATCTTTTGGGGGCAAGGCAAACGTACGCGGAGCACCCACGTCTCGAGCACGCTCCAATAGGAAAGCTCAGAGAGATCTTTGTTTGCTTTTATTTGTCTTGTATATTCGTCGGAAGGGCATACGGTggtagtttcaaaaaaaaaagggcatACGGTCCCCCGTTTGAATTCAAGCGAGCGTGCACGCCCGGTATACTATACTAGTAGCTAGGAGTATCTGCGAGCagtttgaacacatgcatgccTGCGGTGCCGTGGGCCGCTTTCGGTAGCCTTTGCGCGCCTAGAATCCGCTCGATTTCTTTAGTCCGGTACTGTCGAGGCAACGCAATTTAGAATTTACTAGCCGACCCGCTTGTACGCATCTGGAGTGACTCAGCGGTGACACTGCTGCTGAAACTGTCTAGGGCCACGCATGGGTCACTGCTACTAGACACACTAGCAGCGGTTCGGGTCCAGGGCGCTCATCGTGGGCTGCTTTCAGCAATACCAGGCGTCCAGGCGTGTCGTCGtactgcagctgcagcagcagcagccttgcATCTAGCACGACAAAACTCTGCTGTTTGCTCCCCCATccctagaaaaaaaaagtactcTGCTCTTTGCTGGAAAACGAAAACGACTTCTTGCTAGGGGCGAAAATAAAGTGTCCAAATAAGGAAAAgaattttcttttaaaaaaactatataCTCGGTACGATGTGGTTAGACGGGTATACGCGGCCGACCGGACCGGACGGCCGGCGGGGCGGTGATCTGCAGCAGATTTGGGGTTTCGCAGGGCTCGCTGGTAGCTCGCTCCACCGCCACGGCGTCGTCGCCCCGGAGATCTTTTGCCGTGCACGTGAGCCCCAGCACCCAGGTCCACCGCATCCTGTGCGCATGGCCCCCGACCCCCGTGCGGTGCACGTATAGGCCATACACGTGTGCCGTCATGAGTAATCGGAATCGGATGATGAGAGAGCTAGGGCGCTGCCGGCTGCGGTGCTCGCTCGCTTTCGCGTGCACGCCCGGCCCGGCTCCCATGGCGAGCATGCCGCGGTGCTTAATTAGTTGAGATTCCAGAAGAGTTTATAAAGCATGCATGCCGCGCTGCACCTGCTGACCCGAGCTAAACGTACACTGGGCCAAAGCTGCGCCGCCCCCGTACGCTTACCCTTTCCTTTGTTGTTAGCAAGTATACTAAGGTGATGTTGAGGGGTTAAATAAAGTCCCACGTCCTATTATTTATGCTGAATTGGATGATAgatgggagaagaaaagcggaTTGTAAGTTTAGAGTTTGCTTTCAGCCGGCTGTAACAAAGCTTCAATGAACCTAGTGAGAGAATAGAAATGGATGACGAACTAAATATTATATAGGTTGGATATCAGTTTGATTTAAGATGACGATTTAGTTAACAGCTAGCTAAATTATATGCGTTGCTGTTACGCGTTGCCGTGTACCTTATCTCAGCCACGTACATTCCACGCCCGCTTTTACGTGCGTGCCCGCCTACTAGCTACAACATGTGCACTCTCGATCGACGACCATCTGCTTGCCACGAGTGCTGCTGACACAATAATCATCGTCAGAGGACAACAGAAGTACAAATGCTTACAGCCGAAGCAATTACCTCCCGTAATTTAGATCTGAGCGAAGAGCGTGCTTGCAATATGTAATGTGTAAGAACGTTGCTTTTCTCTCTGCATGCAAGATCTATGTCTACAGTATATTGCTCCACATTTCGCATCCCGGCGCGTCATTCCGTAGTGAGACATGCTCATGCTCGCAAAGGAATTAAAGAACTTGTTTAATTATAAGTTATTCCAACTGTTTTGAAGAGTTCAACCTATTTTTATGTTTAACCAACATTATAGAAAAGATTATAACAATTTATAGACCAAATAGATATACTGTAAAATTATAAAAGCATATTTAATAAAGAATTTAATGATACTTATTTATTACTCTCTCCATTTGCAGATATAGTGTTATTTAGAATGAGCAAAATGACCAAGGCAAAAAATGTTGCTTATCAATCCTACTTATATATTCCATCATTATTTACCTAATAATGAAAGAAAGCGATCTTTAATGCTTAAACTTCGTGAAAACAAACAGCCTTTAAGTGCCCCTCCTGCATTAAGCCGGTTTTTATATGTTGAAATATTGCGTCCTTTCCCAGAGGTAACAATTTGCTCCTCCGTAGTTAATTGATGTTGGACCCGAGAGGCAAGGGGTGGGTGGGCTCAAATAAGATtatcaattttgaaaattttcagattttgaAATAAGACTATCATTTGTGACTGGAGGGAGTATCGTACATGTTAGTACTTTGTTGTATAAACTTGACCAAAGTTGAAATATTTTACTTTTGAAAATGGAATAATTTATAGTTTAAAACGGAGGAGCAGCTACTACTTGTCGTAGGATTCCTATTAGCAGTAGCTACATAGCTGTAGGTGCCTAGCACTGTCTTTTTGGAGCTTGCTGCAATAGGATATCCATACAGGACGGTCAAGGTTAGCACCGGCGGACTGGACACCATCCCACCAGGAAGATTAGGAAGAAGAGGCCGCTTGTCCCTATTGTGTTTGTGTATGAGGTGATGATGGGCGAGTGGCGACCAGGGCTCCACCTCCCACCACGCGTGGCACACGGGCGACCCTTCCGGCCTTTCTTTAGTTATCCAGAGCAAAGCCATGTTAAGTACTCCAGAGCAAAGCCTTTCTTTAGTATAGTGAGTACTCCAGGGTACCCTTTGCCAGGGGAACCTGAGAGTAACGTAGCATCACTGGCTGACAAAGTGAGCGCTGTGCTGGGCCACAAAAGGCCAGGACCACCGTCGGTAGAATATTTTATAGGCTACCATACACTTCGCACCTGAACTCCTTGCCCTTGGTACACATACACCGCCCATGCATTCGTCGGTTGGATTTCTGCTACGGTTTGAGGTCCCTCCTAAATCCTAATTGAATCAAGTTTGGCTCGAGCTACTTTTAACTAGACGCTTGAAAAAGGGACAAACCGTATGGTATGGTGTCCTGTCTGTCCGTCCGTACACCCTCCGGCTTTAGCACATTTTAAAATCCTTGCGAGTTCTGCTCTGCCTCACTAGCTCCGTGCCGATGCGTGCATGAACTCTCATCCCCACCGCGCGCGCAGATTAGTTACTGAAGAAGCGGTGCGAGTGGACGCGCCCAATTGTACCTTACCATGGCGCAATTAAATTTACCGCGGTTAGATCTCGAGCGCGCCCCGGAACTTGGCAGGTAAAGCTTTTTTAATTTGGGTGTTATGTGCTCGATCGGTACAATGGATTTAGTGCTTCTTGTAATGACCTTTGTGCGGAAACTTCCTCTCCTATTATGCCAATCTCAACGGAGATTTGATGAAGAGCTTTACTGTATTAATTTTGATGATATGACGAGGAGAGTTCATGGATGAGAGAGGAGTTTCGTCCCCATGAAACTTAGCCGGCACAGTTACCTAATTCTCACAGAGGTTTCATGCGTATTAAATATAGTGACACGTCAGCATTTGTGATGACATGATACAATAATTATTTAGAAAGAGTGTACTTTTTACCACTTAAAATCATTAAAAGTACACTGTTTCATCAATAAGtatgttattttttttcttccattggATACTTTTAGCCCTGCATAAATGAGCAAGGAAAAGGTAATTCACCACTTAAAATCATTAAACAGTGTACTTTTACCGTGGTTTTTTTTATAAAGCGTATATGGAAAAGTAGGTTTTCTTACTGTGCGGAAGGTTTGAACCTTGTTATTACACCTCTGGACCAAGTACGACCAAGTACGCTAACTCACGCCAGCCCAACATGCGTGCGCGCACGCACATTGAGTCCTACAAACTACACTATTGGGATAGTCGTAGTAATGAGATTTGATTGACAAAACTACATGGCTTCATTGTGGTTTGACATGTGAGAGGCAACATAATTTGAGGGCAAACCTAACCAGACATAAACGTGGgtgttgacaaccaaaattggcattcgacaataccgaccggtctgaccggtacgccctagcggtctgaccggtcagacgctgtagtccgtccggcagcagccgaccggtctgaccggtagggtcgaccggtctgaccggtccaagtggaatccgagtacaactagggattttaatagatttagatcttgtaataggatttcttgcgggataagtccaccccaccctataaatataaagggtcacagccgattaggtatccaatcgatcaaatcaatacaacttttatctttttacttttctcttgccctagcttttccaatctactatttgATGTTCCTtcgtcgtctctacgtcgattgagggcgttctaggtggcctgccgatcctagaacaaccccgcgtgcgcctgccccgacgggtccttcccgggTGACGTTCGTTGGTCTCGCTGCCGGTCTGCTcggcgacaaccggtctgaccggtatacccgaccggtctgaccggtctgagcatcggcgctgcattGTGCCGTCGCTCACTGCGCGTTCAAGCGTTtccgtgtgttggccctagttctgcgtcaacatactttttggcgactccgctgggggaAAAGAATCAATCGGCTGCCATGGCCGgtaaaattcctaaacctagtGATGTTGATGCCGCCAACATCCAAAAGCCGACTGTTCAACAACTTTCGGTCGAACAACAGAAGGCTCTTGATGACATCCAGAAGAAGATcggagaggagaaggagaaggagatccagaagctggaggaagaagccatGAAGTAGTACATCTCAcacttctccatcgaccgaCAAGGGAAGGTCACGACGGATGCCGGCTTCGATGCTTCACAGTTTGAGGTAAAATTCGATGAGAGCGAACAGCCCGTTCTTAATTCtgaaatagctaatgctatagatgatgctgtttcttctcatgtgaataataagttggaatttattggtcaaaatatgcatgatatgtGACCGTTTTAGCCGAATTGAAATACATCTTGGTATGAAGTCTGTCGGTAATAATGCGtctacatctaataccgataagacaattcgtggttcggcaattccaactaataatgctattgtgactaattcggctaatcagcaaagccgaattaattataatgcatcacctcatgccaatgtgcca
This genomic interval carries:
- the LOC120676768 gene encoding pathogenesis-related genes transcriptional activator PTI6-like produces the protein MSRSRTVRIFWDDPDLTDSSGEEEGCGARRVGRMVRELPPMAVAPAAPAPEQCAPGDGDRGRRLGGGPGACSGGARRRLAKGGPGATTTKFRGVRRRPWGKFAAEIRDPWRGVRVWLGTFDTAEEAARVYDTAAIQLRGPNATTNFGAAQSGSGAGQDQDADPDPATPGYESGAESSPAASSPTSVLRKVPSLSSLAEDYSKDDSDAAPCEPAAGERGGLAVLGEEALGEFVPFEDAPVYATSGFWDIRPDAGFLYAEPSSPEASWNASASAYPASYGEAPGWAAPSPTALENDYFEDLRDLFPLHPLPAIF